The Streptomyces sp. NBC_01275 genome has a segment encoding these proteins:
- a CDS encoding 3-hydroxyacyl-CoA dehydrogenase family protein — protein sequence MTSASAPPAVVGVIGGGRMGAGIAQSFAAAGSSVVVVEHDGAAAAVALDRITAGLRRAAERGGLGGPVAGDVPDRVTIVTSIAGLPHDADLVVEAVPEDAALKARLLAAAEQAVGERCVLATNTSSLPVTELAAALKRPGRFLGMHFFNPVPVSALIELVLAPDTTGQTLTAAVGWTHALGKQEVVVQDSPGFASSRLGLALGLEAIRMVEEGAADPEAIDTAMRLGYRHPMGPLRLTDVVGLDVRLAIAEHLHATLGERFAPPGLLRAKVARGELGRKAGQGFYSWH from the coding sequence ATGACCTCGGCATCAGCACCACCCGCCGTCGTGGGGGTGATCGGCGGCGGCCGGATGGGCGCCGGTATCGCCCAGTCCTTCGCGGCCGCCGGGTCGTCCGTGGTCGTCGTGGAGCACGACGGCGCGGCCGCGGCCGTCGCCCTGGACCGGATCACCGCGGGGCTGCGGCGGGCCGCCGAGCGCGGGGGGCTCGGCGGACCTGTGGCCGGTGACGTACCGGACCGGGTCACCATCGTGACCTCGATCGCCGGACTGCCCCACGACGCCGATCTGGTCGTCGAGGCGGTACCGGAGGACGCCGCGCTCAAGGCCCGCCTGCTCGCCGCCGCCGAACAGGCCGTGGGGGAGCGGTGCGTGCTGGCCACCAACACCAGCTCCCTGCCGGTCACCGAACTCGCGGCGGCCCTGAAGCGGCCCGGACGCTTCCTGGGCATGCACTTCTTCAACCCCGTGCCCGTCTCCGCGCTGATCGAGCTGGTCCTCGCTCCCGACACCACCGGGCAGACCCTCACAGCGGCGGTCGGCTGGACGCACGCCCTCGGCAAACAGGAGGTCGTGGTCCAGGACTCCCCGGGATTCGCCAGCAGCCGCCTCGGCCTCGCCCTCGGTCTGGAGGCGATCCGCATGGTCGAGGAGGGGGCCGCCGACCCGGAGGCCATCGACACGGCCATGCGCCTGGGCTACCGGCACCCGATGGGGCCGCTGCGCCTCACCGACGTCGTGGGTCTCGACGTACGGCTGGCCATCGCCGAACACCTGCACGCGACGCTCGGGGAGCGGTTCGCGCCGCCCGGGCTGCTGCGGGCGAAGGTCGCCCGAGGCGAGCTGGGCCGCAAGGCCGGTCAGGGGTTCTACTCGTGGCACTGA
- a CDS encoding enoyl-CoA hydratase/isomerase family protein produces MSTSTSTSYDTLLVEERADRVVVTLHRPEARNAISGRMIAELHRVCEDLERDPRLLLLTGHGGVFAGGADIAELLGRGRDEALQGINSRLFDRVRRLPMPTVAAVDGWALGGGAELAYACDIRIAGPDAVFGNPEPGLGILAAAGACWRLGELLGESVAKQVLLAGRNLDATAALACGLVMDVVPADRLTAQAHALLDRMARSSALALRLTKLVTNAPGAHPVADDLAQAVLFEGRDKEERMTRFLAKNEKNEKNEMHEKNGARA; encoded by the coding sequence ATGAGCACGTCCACGAGTACGTCGTACGACACCTTGCTGGTCGAGGAGCGCGCGGACCGGGTCGTCGTCACCCTGCACCGCCCCGAGGCCCGCAACGCCATCAGCGGCCGCATGATCGCCGAACTGCACCGGGTCTGCGAGGACTTGGAGCGCGATCCCAGGCTGTTGCTGCTCACCGGGCACGGCGGGGTCTTCGCCGGCGGCGCCGACATCGCCGAACTTCTCGGGCGCGGTCGGGACGAGGCCCTCCAGGGCATCAACAGCCGCCTGTTCGATCGGGTGCGCAGGCTGCCCATGCCCACCGTGGCCGCCGTGGACGGCTGGGCGCTCGGCGGCGGCGCCGAACTGGCGTACGCCTGCGACATCCGTATCGCCGGACCGGACGCCGTCTTCGGCAACCCCGAACCGGGCCTGGGCATCCTTGCCGCCGCCGGGGCCTGCTGGCGGCTGGGGGAGCTGCTCGGCGAGTCGGTGGCCAAGCAGGTCCTGCTCGCCGGACGGAACCTCGACGCGACGGCCGCGCTCGCCTGCGGGCTGGTCATGGACGTCGTACCGGCCGACCGGCTGACAGCCCAAGCGCACGCCCTGCTGGACCGCATGGCCCGCTCCTCCGCACTCGCCCTGCGCCTGACCAAGCTCGTCACGAACGCTCCCGGTGCCCATCCGGTGGCCGACGACCTCGCCCAGGCCGTGCTGTTCGAGGGCCGCGACAAGGAGGAGCGCATGACGCGCTTCCTGGCGAAGAACGAGAAGAACGAGAAGAACGAGATGCACGAGAAGAACGGAGCCCGGGCATGA
- a CDS encoding thiolase family protein translates to MPDEVYLIDGARTPQGGYGGALASVRPDDLAALVVGEAVRRSGVPADAVDEVILGAANQAGEDNRDVARMAVLLAGLPHTVPGYTVNRLCASGLTAVASAAQAIRAGEADLVVTGGVESMTRAPWVMAKPGTPWARPAEVHDTSIGWRFTNPRFPATTTLSMGETAEEVAALDGITRLDADAFALRSHRRAIAAQQAGRFEKEIVPVPVKDGEVTQDEGPRPSTSLEKLGGLRAVFRADGIVTAGNSSPLSDGAAALLVASGAAVERYGLTPRARVVTAVSAGVEPHLMGLGPVPATAKALDRAGWTAGDLDAVELNEAFAVQALAVVRRLKLDEDRVNADGGAIALGHPLGCSGARILLTLLGRMEREDARRGLATLCVGVGQGVAMLVERP, encoded by the coding sequence ATGCCTGACGAGGTCTATCTGATAGACGGGGCCCGCACCCCGCAGGGCGGTTACGGCGGCGCACTGGCGTCCGTGCGCCCCGACGACCTGGCCGCCCTCGTCGTCGGCGAGGCGGTACGGCGCTCCGGGGTCCCGGCCGACGCCGTGGACGAGGTGATCCTCGGCGCCGCCAACCAGGCCGGTGAGGACAACCGGGACGTGGCCCGGATGGCCGTGCTGCTCGCCGGACTGCCGCACACCGTGCCCGGATACACCGTCAACCGGCTGTGCGCCTCCGGGCTGACGGCCGTCGCCTCGGCCGCCCAGGCGATACGGGCGGGGGAAGCCGACCTGGTCGTGACGGGCGGAGTGGAGTCGATGACCCGCGCCCCCTGGGTGATGGCCAAACCCGGCACGCCCTGGGCCCGGCCCGCCGAGGTCCACGACACCTCCATCGGCTGGCGCTTCACCAACCCCCGCTTCCCCGCCACGACCACCCTGTCGATGGGCGAGACGGCGGAGGAGGTCGCCGCCCTGGACGGCATCACCCGCCTGGACGCGGACGCCTTCGCGCTGCGCAGCCACCGGCGGGCGATCGCCGCCCAGCAGGCGGGCCGCTTCGAGAAGGAGATCGTCCCGGTGCCGGTCAAGGACGGCGAGGTGACCCAGGACGAGGGGCCCCGGCCGTCCACCTCGCTGGAGAAGCTGGGCGGACTGCGCGCCGTCTTCCGCGCCGACGGAATCGTCACCGCGGGCAACTCCTCGCCGCTGTCCGACGGGGCCGCAGCCCTGCTGGTGGCGAGCGGGGCGGCGGTCGAACGGTACGGGCTCACTCCCCGGGCCCGTGTCGTCACCGCCGTCTCGGCCGGGGTCGAGCCCCACCTGATGGGGCTCGGGCCCGTGCCGGCCACCGCCAAGGCACTGGACCGGGCCGGCTGGACGGCCGGCGACCTGGACGCGGTCGAGCTGAACGAGGCCTTCGCCGTCCAGGCGCTGGCGGTCGTCCGCCGGTTGAAACTCGACGAGGACCGCGTCAACGCCGACGGCGGCGCCATCGCCCTCGGCCACCCGCTGGGCTGCTCCGGCGCCCGCATCCTGCTCACCCTGCTCGGACGCATGGAACGCGAGGACGCCCGCCGGGGCCTGGCGACTCTCTGCGTCGGGGTCGGGCAGGGCGTGGCGATGCTCGTGGAGCGGCCATGA
- the paaN gene encoding phenylacetic acid degradation protein PaaN, producing MSTDPHPDFFVRHTDLLHQAVERAAARDYWSPYPERPSTSAYGAGAPEVGEAALRGLLGQPFPLEGHPTTGTVPAAEISPYGFPLGISYPCLVPEVAVATARSAAVAWRAASPDTRAGVAAEILARLNAASFEIAHAVQHTTGQPFGMAFQAGGPHAQDRGLEAVAYAWQEQRRHPATARWSKPQRRGGPLVMDKTFTPVGRGVAVLIACNTFPTWNGYPGLFASLVTGNPVIVKPHRRAVLPLAITVRIAREVLAEAGFDPDVVLLAAERDDERTAPALATHPDVRIVDFTGSSEFGDWLEVNARQAVVHTEKSGLNTVVVDSTDDYAGLLRNLAFSLSLYSGQMCTTPQNILVPRDGFPTDQGPRTADEFAAALGAALDKLLGDPGRAAATLGAIVNAGVLGRLEEAAALGRTAHTSRELAHPDHPDAVVRTPLVARLDAEADEKTYTSEWFGPVSFVIGTDSTAHSLRLLHDTVRRHGALTASVYSTDDTVLDVARATALEAGVHLSENLTGGVFVNQSAAFSDFHGTAANPAANAALTDPAFVTGRFSVVQSRRHAPAPAEENADA from the coding sequence GTGTCCACTGACCCACACCCCGACTTCTTCGTACGCCATACGGATCTGCTTCACCAGGCCGTGGAGCGTGCCGCCGCCCGCGACTACTGGTCGCCATACCCGGAAAGGCCCAGCACCTCCGCGTACGGAGCCGGGGCACCCGAGGTGGGCGAGGCGGCCTTGCGCGGCCTCCTCGGCCAGCCCTTCCCCCTCGAAGGGCACCCCACGACCGGCACCGTGCCCGCCGCCGAGATCTCCCCCTACGGCTTCCCCCTCGGCATCAGCTACCCCTGCCTGGTGCCCGAGGTCGCCGTCGCGACGGCCAGGTCCGCCGCCGTGGCGTGGCGCGCCGCGAGCCCGGACACCCGGGCCGGCGTCGCGGCGGAGATCCTGGCCCGGCTGAACGCGGCGAGCTTCGAGATCGCGCACGCCGTGCAGCACACCACCGGCCAGCCCTTCGGCATGGCCTTTCAGGCAGGCGGTCCGCACGCCCAGGACCGCGGCCTCGAAGCGGTCGCGTACGCCTGGCAGGAGCAGCGGCGCCATCCGGCCACCGCCCGCTGGAGCAAGCCGCAGCGCAGAGGCGGCCCACTCGTCATGGACAAGACCTTCACCCCCGTCGGACGCGGGGTGGCGGTGCTGATCGCCTGCAACACCTTCCCCACCTGGAACGGCTATCCAGGGCTCTTCGCAAGCCTGGTCACCGGCAACCCCGTGATCGTCAAACCGCACCGGCGGGCCGTACTGCCGCTGGCGATCACCGTGCGCATCGCCCGCGAGGTCCTGGCGGAGGCAGGCTTCGACCCGGACGTGGTGCTGCTCGCCGCCGAGCGCGACGACGAGCGAACCGCGCCCGCACTCGCCACCCATCCCGACGTACGCATCGTCGACTTCACCGGCTCCAGCGAGTTCGGCGACTGGCTGGAGGTCAACGCCCGCCAGGCCGTCGTACACACGGAGAAGTCCGGGCTCAACACCGTCGTCGTCGACTCCACGGACGACTACGCGGGACTCCTGCGCAACCTCGCCTTCTCGCTCTCCCTCTACAGCGGCCAGATGTGCACCACGCCGCAGAACATCCTCGTACCCCGCGACGGCTTCCCGACCGACCAAGGGCCGCGTACGGCAGACGAGTTCGCCGCCGCCCTGGGTGCCGCCCTGGACAAGCTGCTCGGCGATCCCGGCCGCGCCGCGGCCACCCTCGGCGCGATCGTGAACGCCGGGGTACTGGGACGTCTGGAGGAGGCGGCGGCCCTGGGACGTACCGCCCACACCTCCCGCGAACTGGCCCACCCCGACCACCCGGACGCGGTCGTCCGCACACCGCTGGTGGCCCGGCTCGACGCCGAGGCGGACGAGAAGACGTACACCAGTGAGTGGTTCGGGCCGGTCTCCTTCGTCATCGGCACCGACTCCACCGCGCACAGCCTGCGGCTGCTGCACGACACCGTGCGGCGGCACGGCGCCCTGACCGCCTCCGTGTACTCGACCGACGACACCGTGCTGGACGTGGCGCGGGCCACGGCCCTGGAGGCGGGTGTCCACCTGTCCGAGAACCTGACCGGCGGCGTCTTCGTCAACCAGTCCGCCGCCTTCAGTGACTTCCACGGCACCGCGGCCAACCCTGCCGCCAACGCCGCCCTCACCGACCCGGCCTTCGTCACCGGCCGCTTCTCGGTCGTCCAGTCCCGCCGCCATGCGCCCGCTCCCGCCGAGGAGAACGCCGATGCCTGA
- a CDS encoding dihydrolipoamide acetyltransferase family protein — MTTAPLQEQLFRLPDLGEGLAEAEIVEWKVAVGDTVTIDQIVVEVETAKAAVEVPVPYAGTVLRLHTEAGTALAVGEPLITVGADPSGGVGASEGSGGGPRPEAPGAGTADGTSGTAPGGSVSAEAAAERYREEEQAGSGNVLIGYGTGHGPALSRRRRRRAAVVVPGEASGAASVSSAGAAAADVEALTGVGTPARDGHPAPAAAGSPHPPRVISPLVRRVARDHGVDLAGLAPSGPAGVVLRRDVEQAILRAATQAPTEPVPAPNTPVRQASAPAPEARRAPDGAERIPLRGVRGAIANKLSRSRTEIPDATTWVDVDATGLLQAKKALEAAEPGRRIGLLALLARICVSGLCRYPELNSTVDTERREIVRVSEVHLGFAAQTERGLVVPVVRDAHRLTTVQLAAELARLTELARNGSLPPDRLTGGTFTLNNYGVFGVDGSTPIINHPEAALLGAGRIVDKPWVVDGTLAVRKVMQLSLSFDHRVCDGGVAGGFLRFVADCVERPAILLADV, encoded by the coding sequence TCGTCGAGTGGAAGGTCGCGGTCGGCGACACGGTGACGATCGACCAGATCGTCGTCGAGGTCGAGACCGCCAAGGCAGCGGTCGAGGTACCGGTCCCGTACGCGGGCACAGTGCTGCGACTGCACACGGAGGCGGGCACGGCGCTGGCGGTGGGGGAACCGCTGATCACGGTGGGCGCGGACCCCTCCGGCGGTGTCGGCGCCTCCGAGGGGTCGGGTGGCGGCCCCCGTCCCGAGGCGCCGGGGGCCGGTACGGCCGATGGCACCTCCGGTACGGCGCCGGGCGGGTCGGTTTCGGCCGAGGCGGCCGCGGAGCGTTACCGGGAGGAGGAACAGGCCGGTTCCGGCAACGTCCTGATCGGCTACGGCACCGGCCACGGCCCGGCGCTTTCGCGCCGCCGCCGTCGGCGTGCCGCCGTGGTGGTCCCGGGCGAGGCGTCCGGTGCCGCGAGCGTCTCGAGCGCCGGTGCCGCGGCTGCTGACGTCGAGGCCCTGACCGGCGTCGGAACACCGGCGCGCGACGGCCACCCCGCCCCGGCCGCGGCAGGATCGCCGCACCCACCCCGGGTGATCTCCCCCCTGGTACGGAGGGTGGCCCGGGACCACGGTGTCGACCTCGCCGGCCTGGCGCCGTCCGGTCCCGCCGGCGTCGTTCTGAGACGGGACGTGGAACAGGCCATCCTCCGGGCCGCCACGCAGGCGCCGACGGAACCCGTCCCCGCACCGAACACCCCGGTGCGGCAGGCATCGGCGCCCGCCCCGGAGGCACGAAGGGCCCCCGACGGTGCCGAGCGCATACCGCTGCGCGGAGTACGGGGTGCCATCGCGAACAAACTCTCCCGCAGCCGCACCGAGATCCCCGACGCCACCACCTGGGTCGACGTGGACGCGACCGGGCTGCTCCAGGCCAAGAAGGCGCTGGAGGCCGCCGAACCAGGCCGCCGCATAGGGCTGTTGGCCCTGCTGGCCCGTATATGCGTCTCCGGCCTCTGTCGCTACCCGGAACTGAACTCCACGGTGGACACCGAGCGGCGGGAGATCGTCCGCGTCAGTGAGGTGCACCTGGGTTTCGCCGCCCAGACCGAACGCGGCCTGGTCGTCCCCGTCGTCCGTGACGCCCACCGCCTGACGACCGTACAACTGGCCGCCGAACTCGCCCGGTTGACCGAGCTCGCCCGCAACGGGAGTCTGCCTCCCGACCGTCTGACCGGCGGAACCTTCACCCTCAACAACTACGGCGTGTTCGGCGTGGACGGCTCCACGCCCATCATCAACCACCCGGAGGCCGCCCTGCTCGGCGCGGGCCGCATCGTCGACAAACCCTGGGTGGTGGACGGCACGCTGGCCGTCCGCAAGGTCATGCAGCTCTCCCTCAGCTTCGACCACCGGGTCTGCGACGGGGGAGTGGCCGGAGGCTTCCTTCGTTTCGTGGCCGACTGCGTGGAGCGTCCGGCGATCCTGCTCGCCGACGTCTGA